A region from the Canis lupus dingo isolate Sandy chromosome X, ASM325472v2, whole genome shotgun sequence genome encodes:
- the SCML1 gene encoding sex comb on midleg-like protein 1 isoform X12: MMQEQQENAMSETSYNEEQQKTVLDVLTHCQKPLGYAYKNYSYLLSRKIKFQKMRKKEPPSSFSYPESYSPTMPVERPTSGSPPNIIGSPYRSEVGSPEQDRESFLQEQEPNLSQSPPPTTIYSSHSFQPYFSSKKPVQGSSSMPCYHSPGAHSSSMFSPTRASTATPGAMMAQGEPSLIHNPEMMAYPTLMENQSLNHAASSHCIPPNFATSSPIRANPGFLKRGFPDDPSTWSVDEVIEFLKHRDPQTLNPIADLFRQHDIDGKALLLLKSDMMIKYMGLKLGTAVKLCHYIDKLKEEKFFNN; the protein is encoded by the exons ATGATGCAGGAACAG cagGAAAACGCTATGTCTGAGACCTCCTACAACGAAGAGCAGCAAAAAACAGTGCTGGACGTCCTTACTCACTGTCAG AAGCCACTTGGATATGCCTACAAAAATTATAGTTACCTGCTTTCCAGAAAGATCAAAttccagaaaatgagaaaaaaggagCCTCCTTCTTCATTCTCTTACCCTGAAAGTTATAGCCCAACTATGCCAGTAGAAAGGCCCACAAGTGGTTCCCCACCCAATATTATAGGATCACCTTACCGTTCAGAGGTGGGGTCCCCAGAACAGGATCGAGAGTCATTCCTCCAGGAGCAGGAGCCAAACCTGAGCCAGAGTCCGCCACCTACCACCATCTATTCTTCACATTCATTTCAGCCATATTTCTCATCTAAAAAGCCAGTGCAGGGCTCCTCTTCCATGCCCTGCTATCATAGCCCTGGGGCCCATAGCAGCAGCATGTTCTCACCTACTCGTGCTTCCACAGCAACACCTGGTGCCATGATGGCACAAGGTGAACCCAGTCTGATACATAACCCTGAGATGATGGCTTATCCAACTTTAATGGAAAACCAGAGCCTCAACCATGCTGCCTCATCTCATTGTATCCCACCCAACTTTG CTACAAGTTCACCAATTCGAGCTAACCCAGGTTTCCTGAAACGAGGCTTCCCTGATGACCCTTCAACCTGGTCTGTAGATGAAGTGATCGAGTTTCTGAAACATAGAGATCCTCAGACACTCAACCCCATTGCTGATCTTTTCAGGCAACAT GACATTGATGGGAAGGCTCTGCTATTGCTCAAGAGTGACATGATGATAAAGTACATGGGGCTGAAGCTAGGGACAGCCGTGAAGTTGTGCCACTACATTGATaagcttaaagaagaaaaattctttaaCAATTAA
- the SCML1 gene encoding sex comb on midleg-like protein 1 isoform X3 produces MSSGSSEADVIRTRIPAYDDDNTVLYAYEPNTAYINNENAMSETSYNEEQQKTVLDVLTHCQVIYDAIQNLDKKFDVIHGKVSKIHRFRAKALWQNRKPLGYAYKNYSYLLSRKIKFQKMRKKEPPSSFSYPESYSPTMPVERPTSGSPPNIIGSPYRSEVGSPEQDRESFLQEQEPNLSQSPPPTTIYSSHSFQPYFSSKKPVQGSSSMPCYHSPGAHSSSMFSPTRASTATPGAMMAQGEPSLIHNPEMMAYPTLMENQSLNHAASSHCIPPNFATSSPIRANPGFLKRGFPDDPSTWSVDEVIEFLKHRDPQTLNPIADLFRQHDIDGKALLLLKSDMMIKYMGLKLGTAVKLCHYIDKLKEEKFFNN; encoded by the exons ATGTCTAGCGGCTCCAGTGAAGCTGATGTG ATAAGAACACGAATACCTGCttatgatgatgataatactGTTCTTTATGCATATGAACCAAACACTGCATATATCAATAAT GAAAACGCTATGTCTGAGACCTCCTACAACGAAGAGCAGCAAAAAACAGTGCTGGACGTCCTTACTCACTGTCAG GTCATCTATGATGCTATTCAAAACCTGGATAAGAAATTTGATGTCATTCATGGAAAAGTTTCAAAAATCCACCGTTTTCGTGCAAAAGCATTGTGGCAAAATCGC AAGCCACTTGGATATGCCTACAAAAATTATAGTTACCTGCTTTCCAGAAAGATCAAAttccagaaaatgagaaaaaaggagCCTCCTTCTTCATTCTCTTACCCTGAAAGTTATAGCCCAACTATGCCAGTAGAAAGGCCCACAAGTGGTTCCCCACCCAATATTATAGGATCACCTTACCGTTCAGAGGTGGGGTCCCCAGAACAGGATCGAGAGTCATTCCTCCAGGAGCAGGAGCCAAACCTGAGCCAGAGTCCGCCACCTACCACCATCTATTCTTCACATTCATTTCAGCCATATTTCTCATCTAAAAAGCCAGTGCAGGGCTCCTCTTCCATGCCCTGCTATCATAGCCCTGGGGCCCATAGCAGCAGCATGTTCTCACCTACTCGTGCTTCCACAGCAACACCTGGTGCCATGATGGCACAAGGTGAACCCAGTCTGATACATAACCCTGAGATGATGGCTTATCCAACTTTAATGGAAAACCAGAGCCTCAACCATGCTGCCTCATCTCATTGTATCCCACCCAACTTTG CTACAAGTTCACCAATTCGAGCTAACCCAGGTTTCCTGAAACGAGGCTTCCCTGATGACCCTTCAACCTGGTCTGTAGATGAAGTGATCGAGTTTCTGAAACATAGAGATCCTCAGACACTCAACCCCATTGCTGATCTTTTCAGGCAACAT GACATTGATGGGAAGGCTCTGCTATTGCTCAAGAGTGACATGATGATAAAGTACATGGGGCTGAAGCTAGGGACAGCCGTGAAGTTGTGCCACTACATTGATaagcttaaagaagaaaaattctttaaCAATTAA
- the SCML1 gene encoding sex comb on midleg-like protein 1 isoform X1 gives MRWRPRAAAEAPLSIGSSRTWSSAGSQSHRLLRTEVRTRTPSYRRSEQENAMSETSYNEEQQKTVLDVLTHCQVIYDAIQNLDKKFDVIHGKVSKIHRFRAKALWQNRKPLGYAYKNYSYLLSRKIKFQKMRKKEPPSSFSYPESYSPTMPVERPTSGSPPNIIGSPYRSEVGSPEQDRESFLQEQEPNLSQSPPPTTIYSSHSFQPYFSSKKPVQGSSSMPCYHSPGAHSSSMFSPTRASTATPGAMMAQGEPSLIHNPEMMAYPTLMENQSLNHAASSHCIPPNFATSSPIRANPGFLKRGFPDDPSTWSVDEVIEFLKHRDPQTLNPIADLFRQHDIDGKALLLLKSDMMIKYMGLKLGTAVKLCHYIDKLKEEKFFNN, from the exons ATGCGCTGGCGTCCCCGCGCAGCCGCAGAAGCGCCTCTCAGCATTGGAAGCTCGCGCACATGGTCTAGTGCCGGGTCTCAATCCCACCGGCTTTTGCGAACGGAAGTCAGAACTCGAACGCCCAGCTACCGACGCTCGGAG cagGAAAACGCTATGTCTGAGACCTCCTACAACGAAGAGCAGCAAAAAACAGTGCTGGACGTCCTTACTCACTGTCAG GTCATCTATGATGCTATTCAAAACCTGGATAAGAAATTTGATGTCATTCATGGAAAAGTTTCAAAAATCCACCGTTTTCGTGCAAAAGCATTGTGGCAAAATCGC AAGCCACTTGGATATGCCTACAAAAATTATAGTTACCTGCTTTCCAGAAAGATCAAAttccagaaaatgagaaaaaaggagCCTCCTTCTTCATTCTCTTACCCTGAAAGTTATAGCCCAACTATGCCAGTAGAAAGGCCCACAAGTGGTTCCCCACCCAATATTATAGGATCACCTTACCGTTCAGAGGTGGGGTCCCCAGAACAGGATCGAGAGTCATTCCTCCAGGAGCAGGAGCCAAACCTGAGCCAGAGTCCGCCACCTACCACCATCTATTCTTCACATTCATTTCAGCCATATTTCTCATCTAAAAAGCCAGTGCAGGGCTCCTCTTCCATGCCCTGCTATCATAGCCCTGGGGCCCATAGCAGCAGCATGTTCTCACCTACTCGTGCTTCCACAGCAACACCTGGTGCCATGATGGCACAAGGTGAACCCAGTCTGATACATAACCCTGAGATGATGGCTTATCCAACTTTAATGGAAAACCAGAGCCTCAACCATGCTGCCTCATCTCATTGTATCCCACCCAACTTTG CTACAAGTTCACCAATTCGAGCTAACCCAGGTTTCCTGAAACGAGGCTTCCCTGATGACCCTTCAACCTGGTCTGTAGATGAAGTGATCGAGTTTCTGAAACATAGAGATCCTCAGACACTCAACCCCATTGCTGATCTTTTCAGGCAACAT GACATTGATGGGAAGGCTCTGCTATTGCTCAAGAGTGACATGATGATAAAGTACATGGGGCTGAAGCTAGGGACAGCCGTGAAGTTGTGCCACTACATTGATaagcttaaagaagaaaaattctttaaCAATTAA
- the SCML1 gene encoding sex comb on midleg-like protein 1 isoform X2 codes for MSSGSSEADVIRTRIPAYDDDNTVLYAYEPNTAYINNQENAMSETSYNEEQQKTVLDVLTHCQVIYDAIQNLDKKFDVIHGKVSKIHRFRAKALWQNRKPLGYAYKNYSYLLSRKIKFQKMRKKEPPSSFSYPESYSPTMPVERPTSGSPPNIIGSPYRSEVGSPEQDRESFLQEQEPNLSQSPPPTTIYSSHSFQPYFSSKKPVQGSSSMPCYHSPGAHSSSMFSPTRASTATPGAMMAQGEPSLIHNPEMMAYPTLMENQSLNHAASSHCIPPNFATSSPIRANPGFLKRGFPDDPSTWSVDEVIEFLKHRDPQTLNPIADLFRQHDIDGKALLLLKSDMMIKYMGLKLGTAVKLCHYIDKLKEEKFFNN; via the exons ATGTCTAGCGGCTCCAGTGAAGCTGATGTG ATAAGAACACGAATACCTGCttatgatgatgataatactGTTCTTTATGCATATGAACCAAACACTGCATATATCAATAAT cagGAAAACGCTATGTCTGAGACCTCCTACAACGAAGAGCAGCAAAAAACAGTGCTGGACGTCCTTACTCACTGTCAG GTCATCTATGATGCTATTCAAAACCTGGATAAGAAATTTGATGTCATTCATGGAAAAGTTTCAAAAATCCACCGTTTTCGTGCAAAAGCATTGTGGCAAAATCGC AAGCCACTTGGATATGCCTACAAAAATTATAGTTACCTGCTTTCCAGAAAGATCAAAttccagaaaatgagaaaaaaggagCCTCCTTCTTCATTCTCTTACCCTGAAAGTTATAGCCCAACTATGCCAGTAGAAAGGCCCACAAGTGGTTCCCCACCCAATATTATAGGATCACCTTACCGTTCAGAGGTGGGGTCCCCAGAACAGGATCGAGAGTCATTCCTCCAGGAGCAGGAGCCAAACCTGAGCCAGAGTCCGCCACCTACCACCATCTATTCTTCACATTCATTTCAGCCATATTTCTCATCTAAAAAGCCAGTGCAGGGCTCCTCTTCCATGCCCTGCTATCATAGCCCTGGGGCCCATAGCAGCAGCATGTTCTCACCTACTCGTGCTTCCACAGCAACACCTGGTGCCATGATGGCACAAGGTGAACCCAGTCTGATACATAACCCTGAGATGATGGCTTATCCAACTTTAATGGAAAACCAGAGCCTCAACCATGCTGCCTCATCTCATTGTATCCCACCCAACTTTG CTACAAGTTCACCAATTCGAGCTAACCCAGGTTTCCTGAAACGAGGCTTCCCTGATGACCCTTCAACCTGGTCTGTAGATGAAGTGATCGAGTTTCTGAAACATAGAGATCCTCAGACACTCAACCCCATTGCTGATCTTTTCAGGCAACAT GACATTGATGGGAAGGCTCTGCTATTGCTCAAGAGTGACATGATGATAAAGTACATGGGGCTGAAGCTAGGGACAGCCGTGAAGTTGTGCCACTACATTGATaagcttaaagaagaaaaattctttaaCAATTAA
- the SCML1 gene encoding sex comb on midleg-like protein 1 isoform X7, with protein sequence MMQEQENAMSETSYNEEQQKTVLDVLTHCQVIYDAIQNLDKKFDVIHGKVSKIHRFRAKALWQNRKPLGYAYKNYSYLLSRKIKFQKMRKKEPPSSFSYPESYSPTMPVERPTSGSPPNIIGSPYRSEVGSPEQDRESFLQEQEPNLSQSPPPTTIYSSHSFQPYFSSKKPVQGSSSMPCYHSPGAHSSSMFSPTRASTATPGAMMAQGEPSLIHNPEMMAYPTLMENQSLNHAASSHCIPPNFATSSPIRANPGFLKRGFPDDPSTWSVDEVIEFLKHRDPQTLNPIADLFRQHDIDGKALLLLKSDMMIKYMGLKLGTAVKLCHYIDKLKEEKFFNN encoded by the exons ATGATGCAGGAACAG GAAAACGCTATGTCTGAGACCTCCTACAACGAAGAGCAGCAAAAAACAGTGCTGGACGTCCTTACTCACTGTCAG GTCATCTATGATGCTATTCAAAACCTGGATAAGAAATTTGATGTCATTCATGGAAAAGTTTCAAAAATCCACCGTTTTCGTGCAAAAGCATTGTGGCAAAATCGC AAGCCACTTGGATATGCCTACAAAAATTATAGTTACCTGCTTTCCAGAAAGATCAAAttccagaaaatgagaaaaaaggagCCTCCTTCTTCATTCTCTTACCCTGAAAGTTATAGCCCAACTATGCCAGTAGAAAGGCCCACAAGTGGTTCCCCACCCAATATTATAGGATCACCTTACCGTTCAGAGGTGGGGTCCCCAGAACAGGATCGAGAGTCATTCCTCCAGGAGCAGGAGCCAAACCTGAGCCAGAGTCCGCCACCTACCACCATCTATTCTTCACATTCATTTCAGCCATATTTCTCATCTAAAAAGCCAGTGCAGGGCTCCTCTTCCATGCCCTGCTATCATAGCCCTGGGGCCCATAGCAGCAGCATGTTCTCACCTACTCGTGCTTCCACAGCAACACCTGGTGCCATGATGGCACAAGGTGAACCCAGTCTGATACATAACCCTGAGATGATGGCTTATCCAACTTTAATGGAAAACCAGAGCCTCAACCATGCTGCCTCATCTCATTGTATCCCACCCAACTTTG CTACAAGTTCACCAATTCGAGCTAACCCAGGTTTCCTGAAACGAGGCTTCCCTGATGACCCTTCAACCTGGTCTGTAGATGAAGTGATCGAGTTTCTGAAACATAGAGATCCTCAGACACTCAACCCCATTGCTGATCTTTTCAGGCAACAT GACATTGATGGGAAGGCTCTGCTATTGCTCAAGAGTGACATGATGATAAAGTACATGGGGCTGAAGCTAGGGACAGCCGTGAAGTTGTGCCACTACATTGATaagcttaaagaagaaaaattctttaaCAATTAA
- the SCML1 gene encoding sex comb on midleg-like protein 1 isoform X4 produces the protein MSSGSSEADVQENAMSETSYNEEQQKTVLDVLTHCQVIYDAIQNLDKKFDVIHGKVSKIHRFRAKALWQNRKPLGYAYKNYSYLLSRKIKFQKMRKKEPPSSFSYPESYSPTMPVERPTSGSPPNIIGSPYRSEVGSPEQDRESFLQEQEPNLSQSPPPTTIYSSHSFQPYFSSKKPVQGSSSMPCYHSPGAHSSSMFSPTRASTATPGAMMAQGEPSLIHNPEMMAYPTLMENQSLNHAASSHCIPPNFATSSPIRANPGFLKRGFPDDPSTWSVDEVIEFLKHRDPQTLNPIADLFRQHDIDGKALLLLKSDMMIKYMGLKLGTAVKLCHYIDKLKEEKFFNN, from the exons ATGTCTAGCGGCTCCAGTGAAGCTGATGTG cagGAAAACGCTATGTCTGAGACCTCCTACAACGAAGAGCAGCAAAAAACAGTGCTGGACGTCCTTACTCACTGTCAG GTCATCTATGATGCTATTCAAAACCTGGATAAGAAATTTGATGTCATTCATGGAAAAGTTTCAAAAATCCACCGTTTTCGTGCAAAAGCATTGTGGCAAAATCGC AAGCCACTTGGATATGCCTACAAAAATTATAGTTACCTGCTTTCCAGAAAGATCAAAttccagaaaatgagaaaaaaggagCCTCCTTCTTCATTCTCTTACCCTGAAAGTTATAGCCCAACTATGCCAGTAGAAAGGCCCACAAGTGGTTCCCCACCCAATATTATAGGATCACCTTACCGTTCAGAGGTGGGGTCCCCAGAACAGGATCGAGAGTCATTCCTCCAGGAGCAGGAGCCAAACCTGAGCCAGAGTCCGCCACCTACCACCATCTATTCTTCACATTCATTTCAGCCATATTTCTCATCTAAAAAGCCAGTGCAGGGCTCCTCTTCCATGCCCTGCTATCATAGCCCTGGGGCCCATAGCAGCAGCATGTTCTCACCTACTCGTGCTTCCACAGCAACACCTGGTGCCATGATGGCACAAGGTGAACCCAGTCTGATACATAACCCTGAGATGATGGCTTATCCAACTTTAATGGAAAACCAGAGCCTCAACCATGCTGCCTCATCTCATTGTATCCCACCCAACTTTG CTACAAGTTCACCAATTCGAGCTAACCCAGGTTTCCTGAAACGAGGCTTCCCTGATGACCCTTCAACCTGGTCTGTAGATGAAGTGATCGAGTTTCTGAAACATAGAGATCCTCAGACACTCAACCCCATTGCTGATCTTTTCAGGCAACAT GACATTGATGGGAAGGCTCTGCTATTGCTCAAGAGTGACATGATGATAAAGTACATGGGGCTGAAGCTAGGGACAGCCGTGAAGTTGTGCCACTACATTGATaagcttaaagaagaaaaattctttaaCAATTAA
- the SCML1 gene encoding sex comb on midleg-like protein 1 isoform X6, with the protein MMQEQQENAMSETSYNEEQQKTVLDVLTHCQVIYDAIQNLDKKFDVIHGKVSKIHRFRAKALWQNRKPLGYAYKNYSYLLSRKIKFQKMRKKEPPSSFSYPESYSPTMPVERPTSGSPPNIIGSPYRSEVGSPEQDRESFLQEQEPNLSQSPPPTTIYSSHSFQPYFSSKKPVQGSSSMPCYHSPGAHSSSMFSPTRASTATPGAMMAQGEPSLIHNPEMMAYPTLMENQSLNHAASSHCIPPNFATSSPIRANPGFLKRGFPDDPSTWSVDEVIEFLKHRDPQTLNPIADLFRQHDIDGKALLLLKSDMMIKYMGLKLGTAVKLCHYIDKLKEEKFFNN; encoded by the exons ATGATGCAGGAACAG cagGAAAACGCTATGTCTGAGACCTCCTACAACGAAGAGCAGCAAAAAACAGTGCTGGACGTCCTTACTCACTGTCAG GTCATCTATGATGCTATTCAAAACCTGGATAAGAAATTTGATGTCATTCATGGAAAAGTTTCAAAAATCCACCGTTTTCGTGCAAAAGCATTGTGGCAAAATCGC AAGCCACTTGGATATGCCTACAAAAATTATAGTTACCTGCTTTCCAGAAAGATCAAAttccagaaaatgagaaaaaaggagCCTCCTTCTTCATTCTCTTACCCTGAAAGTTATAGCCCAACTATGCCAGTAGAAAGGCCCACAAGTGGTTCCCCACCCAATATTATAGGATCACCTTACCGTTCAGAGGTGGGGTCCCCAGAACAGGATCGAGAGTCATTCCTCCAGGAGCAGGAGCCAAACCTGAGCCAGAGTCCGCCACCTACCACCATCTATTCTTCACATTCATTTCAGCCATATTTCTCATCTAAAAAGCCAGTGCAGGGCTCCTCTTCCATGCCCTGCTATCATAGCCCTGGGGCCCATAGCAGCAGCATGTTCTCACCTACTCGTGCTTCCACAGCAACACCTGGTGCCATGATGGCACAAGGTGAACCCAGTCTGATACATAACCCTGAGATGATGGCTTATCCAACTTTAATGGAAAACCAGAGCCTCAACCATGCTGCCTCATCTCATTGTATCCCACCCAACTTTG CTACAAGTTCACCAATTCGAGCTAACCCAGGTTTCCTGAAACGAGGCTTCCCTGATGACCCTTCAACCTGGTCTGTAGATGAAGTGATCGAGTTTCTGAAACATAGAGATCCTCAGACACTCAACCCCATTGCTGATCTTTTCAGGCAACAT GACATTGATGGGAAGGCTCTGCTATTGCTCAAGAGTGACATGATGATAAAGTACATGGGGCTGAAGCTAGGGACAGCCGTGAAGTTGTGCCACTACATTGATaagcttaaagaagaaaaattctttaaCAATTAA
- the SCML1 gene encoding sex comb on midleg-like protein 1 isoform X13: MMQEQENAMSETSYNEEQQKTVLDVLTHCQKPLGYAYKNYSYLLSRKIKFQKMRKKEPPSSFSYPESYSPTMPVERPTSGSPPNIIGSPYRSEVGSPEQDRESFLQEQEPNLSQSPPPTTIYSSHSFQPYFSSKKPVQGSSSMPCYHSPGAHSSSMFSPTRASTATPGAMMAQGEPSLIHNPEMMAYPTLMENQSLNHAASSHCIPPNFATSSPIRANPGFLKRGFPDDPSTWSVDEVIEFLKHRDPQTLNPIADLFRQHDIDGKALLLLKSDMMIKYMGLKLGTAVKLCHYIDKLKEEKFFNN; encoded by the exons ATGATGCAGGAACAG GAAAACGCTATGTCTGAGACCTCCTACAACGAAGAGCAGCAAAAAACAGTGCTGGACGTCCTTACTCACTGTCAG AAGCCACTTGGATATGCCTACAAAAATTATAGTTACCTGCTTTCCAGAAAGATCAAAttccagaaaatgagaaaaaaggagCCTCCTTCTTCATTCTCTTACCCTGAAAGTTATAGCCCAACTATGCCAGTAGAAAGGCCCACAAGTGGTTCCCCACCCAATATTATAGGATCACCTTACCGTTCAGAGGTGGGGTCCCCAGAACAGGATCGAGAGTCATTCCTCCAGGAGCAGGAGCCAAACCTGAGCCAGAGTCCGCCACCTACCACCATCTATTCTTCACATTCATTTCAGCCATATTTCTCATCTAAAAAGCCAGTGCAGGGCTCCTCTTCCATGCCCTGCTATCATAGCCCTGGGGCCCATAGCAGCAGCATGTTCTCACCTACTCGTGCTTCCACAGCAACACCTGGTGCCATGATGGCACAAGGTGAACCCAGTCTGATACATAACCCTGAGATGATGGCTTATCCAACTTTAATGGAAAACCAGAGCCTCAACCATGCTGCCTCATCTCATTGTATCCCACCCAACTTTG CTACAAGTTCACCAATTCGAGCTAACCCAGGTTTCCTGAAACGAGGCTTCCCTGATGACCCTTCAACCTGGTCTGTAGATGAAGTGATCGAGTTTCTGAAACATAGAGATCCTCAGACACTCAACCCCATTGCTGATCTTTTCAGGCAACAT GACATTGATGGGAAGGCTCTGCTATTGCTCAAGAGTGACATGATGATAAAGTACATGGGGCTGAAGCTAGGGACAGCCGTGAAGTTGTGCCACTACATTGATaagcttaaagaagaaaaattctttaaCAATTAA
- the SCML1 gene encoding sex comb on midleg-like protein 1 isoform X8, with product MSSGSSEADVIRTRIPAYDDDNTVLYAYEPNTAYINNQENAMSETSYNEEQQKTVLDVLTHCQKPLGYAYKNYSYLLSRKIKFQKMRKKEPPSSFSYPESYSPTMPVERPTSGSPPNIIGSPYRSEVGSPEQDRESFLQEQEPNLSQSPPPTTIYSSHSFQPYFSSKKPVQGSSSMPCYHSPGAHSSSMFSPTRASTATPGAMMAQGEPSLIHNPEMMAYPTLMENQSLNHAASSHCIPPNFATSSPIRANPGFLKRGFPDDPSTWSVDEVIEFLKHRDPQTLNPIADLFRQHDIDGKALLLLKSDMMIKYMGLKLGTAVKLCHYIDKLKEEKFFNN from the exons ATGTCTAGCGGCTCCAGTGAAGCTGATGTG ATAAGAACACGAATACCTGCttatgatgatgataatactGTTCTTTATGCATATGAACCAAACACTGCATATATCAATAAT cagGAAAACGCTATGTCTGAGACCTCCTACAACGAAGAGCAGCAAAAAACAGTGCTGGACGTCCTTACTCACTGTCAG AAGCCACTTGGATATGCCTACAAAAATTATAGTTACCTGCTTTCCAGAAAGATCAAAttccagaaaatgagaaaaaaggagCCTCCTTCTTCATTCTCTTACCCTGAAAGTTATAGCCCAACTATGCCAGTAGAAAGGCCCACAAGTGGTTCCCCACCCAATATTATAGGATCACCTTACCGTTCAGAGGTGGGGTCCCCAGAACAGGATCGAGAGTCATTCCTCCAGGAGCAGGAGCCAAACCTGAGCCAGAGTCCGCCACCTACCACCATCTATTCTTCACATTCATTTCAGCCATATTTCTCATCTAAAAAGCCAGTGCAGGGCTCCTCTTCCATGCCCTGCTATCATAGCCCTGGGGCCCATAGCAGCAGCATGTTCTCACCTACTCGTGCTTCCACAGCAACACCTGGTGCCATGATGGCACAAGGTGAACCCAGTCTGATACATAACCCTGAGATGATGGCTTATCCAACTTTAATGGAAAACCAGAGCCTCAACCATGCTGCCTCATCTCATTGTATCCCACCCAACTTTG CTACAAGTTCACCAATTCGAGCTAACCCAGGTTTCCTGAAACGAGGCTTCCCTGATGACCCTTCAACCTGGTCTGTAGATGAAGTGATCGAGTTTCTGAAACATAGAGATCCTCAGACACTCAACCCCATTGCTGATCTTTTCAGGCAACAT GACATTGATGGGAAGGCTCTGCTATTGCTCAAGAGTGACATGATGATAAAGTACATGGGGCTGAAGCTAGGGACAGCCGTGAAGTTGTGCCACTACATTGATaagcttaaagaagaaaaattctttaaCAATTAA
- the SCML1 gene encoding sex comb on midleg-like protein 1 isoform X5 encodes MSSGSSEADVENAMSETSYNEEQQKTVLDVLTHCQVIYDAIQNLDKKFDVIHGKVSKIHRFRAKALWQNRKPLGYAYKNYSYLLSRKIKFQKMRKKEPPSSFSYPESYSPTMPVERPTSGSPPNIIGSPYRSEVGSPEQDRESFLQEQEPNLSQSPPPTTIYSSHSFQPYFSSKKPVQGSSSMPCYHSPGAHSSSMFSPTRASTATPGAMMAQGEPSLIHNPEMMAYPTLMENQSLNHAASSHCIPPNFATSSPIRANPGFLKRGFPDDPSTWSVDEVIEFLKHRDPQTLNPIADLFRQHDIDGKALLLLKSDMMIKYMGLKLGTAVKLCHYIDKLKEEKFFNN; translated from the exons ATGTCTAGCGGCTCCAGTGAAGCTGATGTG GAAAACGCTATGTCTGAGACCTCCTACAACGAAGAGCAGCAAAAAACAGTGCTGGACGTCCTTACTCACTGTCAG GTCATCTATGATGCTATTCAAAACCTGGATAAGAAATTTGATGTCATTCATGGAAAAGTTTCAAAAATCCACCGTTTTCGTGCAAAAGCATTGTGGCAAAATCGC AAGCCACTTGGATATGCCTACAAAAATTATAGTTACCTGCTTTCCAGAAAGATCAAAttccagaaaatgagaaaaaaggagCCTCCTTCTTCATTCTCTTACCCTGAAAGTTATAGCCCAACTATGCCAGTAGAAAGGCCCACAAGTGGTTCCCCACCCAATATTATAGGATCACCTTACCGTTCAGAGGTGGGGTCCCCAGAACAGGATCGAGAGTCATTCCTCCAGGAGCAGGAGCCAAACCTGAGCCAGAGTCCGCCACCTACCACCATCTATTCTTCACATTCATTTCAGCCATATTTCTCATCTAAAAAGCCAGTGCAGGGCTCCTCTTCCATGCCCTGCTATCATAGCCCTGGGGCCCATAGCAGCAGCATGTTCTCACCTACTCGTGCTTCCACAGCAACACCTGGTGCCATGATGGCACAAGGTGAACCCAGTCTGATACATAACCCTGAGATGATGGCTTATCCAACTTTAATGGAAAACCAGAGCCTCAACCATGCTGCCTCATCTCATTGTATCCCACCCAACTTTG CTACAAGTTCACCAATTCGAGCTAACCCAGGTTTCCTGAAACGAGGCTTCCCTGATGACCCTTCAACCTGGTCTGTAGATGAAGTGATCGAGTTTCTGAAACATAGAGATCCTCAGACACTCAACCCCATTGCTGATCTTTTCAGGCAACAT GACATTGATGGGAAGGCTCTGCTATTGCTCAAGAGTGACATGATGATAAAGTACATGGGGCTGAAGCTAGGGACAGCCGTGAAGTTGTGCCACTACATTGATaagcttaaagaagaaaaattctttaaCAATTAA